The genome window GACATACAGTATAGCTAACTCCTGGGGGGTTATGAGCGAACCTGTTTGACTTGGAGGGTCAAATGGAGAGCTATGCTGACTAGAAAAGCCTGAGGACCTGTCATTAAACATATTCATCGACGTAACGGAGATTGAATGTCGCCTCGGCGGTGATACCGATGCATAACGCCTTGGAGGTGAGTCTGGGGGAGTTCTCCTTGGTGTGCTGTTGTATGACGGCAAAAATACATGTGGACGGGGTGGCCTAGGTGCTGCAAGTACAAAAAAGGTTCTGTGCGTGAAACATCATTGAACAGAGATTTTGTATTGGACAAGATTAAACTATGTCAAACGGGAACGCACCATCTGGTTCAACTTGGCTATTTTCCTCTGAAACTGAActcgcagtttctgaaatctgtgatGATTTGGAAGTTGGAAATGCAGAATCTTCATCTGACAAAAAAAACTGACAGTCAACATTACCCTAGGGAGCTAGAATAACGTGGACCAAGCACAAGGACCACGAGAATAGTGTAGTACCTGATGGCGCAGAGAAGTTTGAAGTTGCTGCAACGCTTGCCCTGGGAGCAGTATTCTATGGAAAAGTAATTTAAAAAGAGAAATCGCTATCAGTTCAGGTACAAATACAAACAAGGGAAGAGTTGAAATGCTAGTCATTTTTTTGGGGGTTAACGAGTTAACAAGACACAGCCTGAATTAATTCCAGACTTACATCACTGCTGTCATCTTCCTGGAGCGACTGCACAAGTGTCTTTTTGAAAACTTCCAACTGCACAACAAGGTAGAATATAGGCAGTAAGGTACACAACTAATAATGAAGTTTAGAATTTATAGCAATCAAGGCTTATGTACAGGTTAACATTTTCCTTTCCCGTTGccattctttttttctttttttttctttgcaTTGTAATGTTAAGGACTACAAAGTTCAGTTTGAAATTATGATGAGATTGCTACATAATTGTTCCAAACTAATCTATCAAGTTCTTCCCTAAGTGCAAGGCAATAGTGTTTTGGTACCTTGGCGACATCTCTGTTCAGCTTCCTAACGGTGTTGGACAGCGCAGAGTTGTCCCGCAGCAGTGTCTCCTGTGCGTCCATCGTCCACGATCACATCACAACATGAAGAAGCATTCGACTGTCAAGTAATTTCGGTTGCCCAAATTGCGCAGCATATATCACGCAGCTACACTACATTGCTGGAATAGTGGTGACTTCAGGTGCAAGCGTCGCGGGACCAGAGTCGCAGACAAGTGGGACCGAACGAAGCCACCATTCCACGGAAAGCACAGCTCAGCCACGGAAAGCACAGCTCAGCCACTCGAACAGAGCCTAGTAAACTGACTAGTGATTACCTTTTCCTCCTCAGCGCGGCGGAGGCGGCCGGTGGCGACGGCGAGCGCGGAGTCGAGCTTCTCGACGCGCTCGCGGAGCTCCTCGGCCTCGGCGTCGCGCTCGGCGAGCTGCGAGCGCAGGCGCGCCGCCTCGGCCTCGAGGCGGCCGAGGCGGTGCGAGAGCGCGATGGAGGTGATCTTGCGCGCCACGTCCAGCTGAGCGAACGGGTCCGATGGTAGCACGGCCATCAGCTCAGCGGGCAGCCCAAAGTCCTCGGTTGGCGCCTCCCCCACCATCGCGGCCGGCGGCACCCCCTCCTCGCCTTCATCTGCCATGTGTTTCCTCCTGCTCCGCGCCTCCTGTACTAGTGCTCTGGCGCCCTTCTCTCTCGCCCTTTCCGTGCCGCGACCGTTATCTGCCCGCCAGGGGCCAGCGCGGGGATTAGGCTAGTGTGGCGCGAAGTCTCTTTGTGGTGGCGGAGGCGCGCCCTGCTCGGCTGCCCCGCGCCACGGGTTTGGACTTTGGACTTTG of Zea mays cultivar B73 chromosome 8, Zm-B73-REFERENCE-NAM-5.0, whole genome shotgun sequence contains these proteins:
- the LOC100272847 gene encoding uncharacterized protein LOC100272847; the protein is MADEGEEGVPPAAMVGEAPTEDFGLPAELMAVLPSDPFAQLDVARKITSIALSHRLGRLEAEAARLRSQLAERDAEAEELRERVEKLDSALAVATGRLRRAEEEKETLLRDNSALSNTVRKLNRDVAKLEVFKKTLVQSLQEDDSSDNTAPRASVAATSNFSAPSDEDSAFPTSKSSQISETASSVSEENSQVEPDAPRPPRPHVFLPSYNSTPRRTPPDSPPRRYASVSPPRRHSISVTSMNMFNDRSSGFSSQHSSPFDPPSQTGRTRVDGKEFFRHVRNRLSYEQFGAFLANVKELNAHRQTREDTLRKADEIFGPENKDLYTVFESLITRNIR